The sequence GGCACCGAGGCCGCTTTCGGCGTACGCGGGCGCGTAACCCGCCGCCAGTAGCAGCTGATTTCGTTCCCTCAAGGGCACCTCCAGGTGCTCGCCGAGCCGCAGCACCATGTCGCGGCTGGGCTTGGACCGGCCGGTCTCCACGAAGCTCAGATGCCGGGTGGAGATGTCCGCCGAGATGGCGAGGTCCAGCTGGCTGATCCGGCGGCGGTCGCGCCATTCGCGGAGGAGCTCGCCGACGGGGCGGCCCGCGGTCACTGTGGTCGTCACGATCACGAACCTACGCACCGCGGATGTCGCGCCGCCATTACCTCCCGCGTAATCGACGGGCCCCGCTTCAGCCGACAGAGTCGCGGCATCGGTTACCCCACAGGAAAACGAGGAGACACCATGTCGGACATCCAGCGCGTCGCCGAGCAGTACATCGCCGTGTGGAACGAGACCGACGCGGACAAGCGCCGCGCGCTCATCGCCGAAGTGTTCACCGAGGACGCCGCTTACACCGACCCGCTCGGCGCGGTCACCGGCCACGACGGTGTCGACGGCTTCATCGCCGGCGCGCAGGCGCAGTTCGCCGGTCTGAAGTTCAGCCTGCCGTCCGCCCCTGACGCGCACCACGACATCGCGCGGTTCCAGTGGTAC comes from Amycolatopsis lurida and encodes:
- a CDS encoding nuclear transport factor 2 family protein, translated to MSDIQRVAEQYIAVWNETDADKRRALIAEVFTEDAAYTDPLGAVTGHDGVDGFIAGAQAQFAGLKFSLPSAPDAHHDIARFQWYLGPEGAEEPLAIGFDVITVEDGRIKQVLGFLDKMPG